The following is a genomic window from Anaerolineales bacterium.
CCGGCGACAAGCACCGCGACATCCTCGCCATTCGCCGCATCCACGGCGCCATCATCAGCTACCCAGGCGGGGACCGCTTTGCCTTCCAGGTCTTTGAGGGCCGCAGCAGTTACCTGCTCGACTTCCCCAACGACACCACCGACCTGGGCGACGAACTGATCGCCCGGTTGGAGACCATGCTGGGCGGGAGCAATTTCCGCGTCGAAACCATCACCTTGCAGTAAACTGTGCCTAGGATGAGCGCCAAGATCAAACGCATAGGGGTGCTGACCTCTGGCGGCGATGCGCCGGGCATGAACCCCTGCATCCGCGCCGTGGTGCGCACCGGGCTGTTCAACGACTGCGAGGTCATCGGCATCCGTGACGGCTATGCCGGGCTGCTGAACGGTAGCTTTGAAGTGCTGGAGGCGCGCCAGGTGGGCGGCATTATCCAACGCGGCGGCACCATGCTGGGCACCGCCCGCTCGCCGGAAATGTACGAAGAGGCCGGCCAGCGGGCCGCCCTGCAGGCCCTGCGCCAGCACGAGATCGACGGCCTGATCGTCATCGGTGGCGACGGCTCAATGCGCGGCGGCCTGGCGCTGGCCGAGCGCGGCGTGCCGGTGGTGGGCATCCCCGGCAGCATCGACAACGACATGTGGGGCACCAACATGGCCATCGGCGTGGATACCGCCCTCAACACCCTGTGTGACGCCATCGACAAGCTGCGTGACACCGCCTCTTCCCACCGCCGCGCTTTCCTGGTCGAGACCATGGGACGCAACTGCGGCTACCTGGCGCTGATGGCGGGCGTGATCGGCGGCGCTGAGGTGATCCTGATCCCCGAGGCGCCCAGCACCATCGAGAAGGTGGCTGAGGCGCTGGTGGGCGCTTACCAGCGCGGCAAGACCCACTCGATCGTGGTCGTCTCAGAAGGGGCCAATATCAAAGTCGCCGAGCTGGCCCAGCACCTTGAGGAGCTGGGTGTCGGTTTCAGCACGCGCATGACCATCCTCGGCCACATCCAGCGCGGCGGGCGCCCCAGCGCTTTCGACCGCCTGCTGGCCACCCGCCTGGGTGTCAAAGCCGTGGACGCCCTGCTGGCGGGCTACAGCAACGTGATGGTCGGCCTGCGCGGCCGGGACATCGACCTGGTGCCGCTGGCCGACGTCGTCAGCCGCCAGCGCGAAGCCAACCTGGAATACTACGAGATGGCGAAGATGCTCGCGTTCTAAGAGTTGGCGTAAAATCGGGGGGTTTGTTATTAAGTACTTCCGTATATACTTGGCGGATGAGGCGCATATCCTTGACTGAAGCGCACAGGCGCCTTTCTATCCTGCTGTCCAAGCTGGGCGAAGGGCCTATTACGCTTACCCGCCGCGGCAAGCCTGTGGCTGTACTGCTGGCGACCGAGGAATACGAGCGCCTGCACCGGCTTGAAATATCGCTTCGCTTTCAAAAAACGCAGGATCGCCTGGCTCGATTAAACGCGGACGTTCCTGAAGATGAGCTGGCTGCAGATATCCGCTCGGCTCGCCAGTCTATAACAGATGGGTACCTTGAGCAATTGCGTGGGTCTCTCAAGGGTGGCAACGCACTGGAGACTCTAATGCGTGAGCGTGAGTGGGAGCGTAGTCGGGACGGGTAGATAGGCTAAAAGAGTAATGCAAATGGCCGCTGCTGGTAGTGAGGTGTCACAGGTCAAGCTGGAGGACAAAAACTTAATATGATCGATAAATTTGAGTATTATCACGGGGCTG
Proteins encoded in this region:
- the pfkA gene encoding 6-phosphofructokinase — protein: MSAKIKRIGVLTSGGDAPGMNPCIRAVVRTGLFNDCEVIGIRDGYAGLLNGSFEVLEARQVGGIIQRGGTMLGTARSPEMYEEAGQRAALQALRQHEIDGLIVIGGDGSMRGGLALAERGVPVVGIPGSIDNDMWGTNMAIGVDTALNTLCDAIDKLRDTASSHRRAFLVETMGRNCGYLALMAGVIGGAEVILIPEAPSTIEKVAEALVGAYQRGKTHSIVVVSEGANIKVAELAQHLEELGVGFSTRMTILGHIQRGGRPSAFDRLLATRLGVKAVDALLAGYSNVMVGLRGRDIDLVPLADVVSRQREANLEYYEMAKMLAF
- a CDS encoding type II toxin-antitoxin system Phd/YefM family antitoxin is translated as MTEAHRRLSILLSKLGEGPITLTRRGKPVAVLLATEEYERLHRLEISLRFQKTQDRLARLNADVPEDELAADIRSARQSITDGYLEQLRGSLKGGNALETLMREREWERSRDG